Proteins encoded together in one Pseudomonas oryzicola window:
- a CDS encoding energy transducer TonB — translation MSDTLPIGLTYLSPVGNYSQHNTQALGGVSHLWQDFFARAMAEQQEEPADSVSQSFVRYDQDSGEPIGGARALALIDAQRACPVQDTVVAPPEPLFLPKAELEANLLPPAPEPFSAVELIEQQRQLDISNSWLRPVVMSQGQPLAEPGPGPAPRPLFLPIAEFETDLLDPAPEPFDDTTLAKQQTDLAFDLHWARPVVLNNVRVHA, via the coding sequence ATGTCAGATACTCTTCCCATCGGCCTGACCTACCTGTCGCCTGTCGGCAACTACAGTCAGCACAACACCCAGGCACTCGGGGGCGTCAGCCACCTGTGGCAGGATTTTTTTGCCCGGGCCATGGCCGAGCAGCAGGAGGAGCCGGCGGATAGCGTCAGCCAGTCGTTCGTCCGTTATGATCAGGACAGCGGCGAACCCATAGGTGGCGCCCGCGCCCTGGCGCTGATCGACGCCCAGCGGGCCTGCCCGGTGCAGGATACCGTGGTGGCACCGCCCGAGCCTTTGTTCCTGCCCAAGGCCGAACTCGAAGCCAACCTGCTGCCGCCCGCCCCCGAGCCATTCAGCGCGGTCGAACTGATCGAGCAGCAACGTCAGCTGGATATCAGCAACAGCTGGCTGCGCCCGGTGGTGATGAGCCAGGGCCAGCCGCTTGCCGAACCAGGCCCGGGGCCAGCGCCGCGGCCGCTGTTCCTGCCCATTGCCGAGTTCGAGACCGACCTGCTGGACCCGGCGCCCGAACCGTTCGACGACACCACCCTGGCCAAGCAGCAGACCGACCTGGCGTTCGACCTGCACTGGGCCCGCCCGGTGGTGCTGAACAACGTGCGCGTGCACGCCTGA
- the ppc gene encoding phosphoenolpyruvate carboxylase produces MTDIDVRLREDVHVLGELLGETIRQQHGEAFLQKIEDIRHSAKADRRGAAEQLSSTLADLAEADLLPVARAFNQFLNLANMAEQYQLIRRRDADQPEPFEARVLPELLARLKQAGHGNDALARQLAKLDIQLVLTAHPTEVARRTLIQKYDAIAGQLAAQDHRDLTTGERQQVRERLRRLIAEAWHTEEIRRTRPTPVDEAKWGFAVIEHSLWHAIPSHLRKVDKALLEATGLRLPLEAAPIRFASWMGGDRDGNPNVTAAVTREVLLLARWMAADLFLRDIDALASELSMQQANAALRERGGDSAEPYRAVLKQLRERLRATRAWAHAALAGSQPAGADVLVDNRDLIAPLELCYQSLHECGMGVIAEGPLLDCLRRAVTFGLFLGRLDVRQDAARHRDALSEITDYLGLGRYADWDEEQRIAFLQAELNNRRPLLPAHFRPQADTAEVLATCREIAAAPAASLGSYVISMAGAASDVLAVQLLLKEAGLTRPMRVVPLFETLADLDNAGPVMQRLLGLPGYRAGLRGPQEVMIGYSDSAKDAGTTAAAWAQYRAQEELVRICTEHQVELLLFHGRGGTVGRGGGPAHAAILSQPPGSVAGRFRTTEQGEMIRFKFGLPGIAEQNLNLYLAAVLEATLLPPPPPQPAWREVMDQLAADGVKAYRSVVRDNPDFVEYFRQATPEQELGRLPLGSRPAKRRAGGIESLRAIPWIFGWTQTRLMLPAWLGWETALSNALARGQGELLAQMREQWPFFRTRIDMLEMVLAKADAQIAEAYDERLVQPHLLPLGAHLRDLLSQSCQVVLGLTGQPVLLAHSPETLEFIRLRNTYLDPLHRLQAELLARSRSREAALDSPLEQALLVTVAGIAAGLRNTG; encoded by the coding sequence ATGACCGATATCGATGTGCGTTTGCGAGAAGATGTCCATGTGCTGGGCGAGCTGCTTGGCGAAACCATTCGCCAGCAGCATGGCGAGGCGTTCCTGCAGAAGATCGAGGACATCCGCCACAGTGCCAAGGCCGACCGCCGCGGCGCTGCCGAACAACTGAGTTCGACCCTGGCGGACCTGGCCGAGGCGGACCTGCTGCCGGTGGCCAGGGCCTTCAACCAGTTCCTCAACCTGGCCAACATGGCCGAGCAGTACCAGCTGATCCGCCGCCGCGATGCCGATCAGCCCGAGCCGTTCGAGGCCCGGGTGCTGCCCGAGTTGCTGGCGCGCCTGAAACAGGCGGGCCACGGTAACGATGCCTTGGCCCGGCAGCTGGCCAAGCTCGATATCCAGCTGGTGCTCACCGCGCACCCCACCGAGGTGGCACGCCGTACCCTGATCCAGAAGTACGACGCGATTGCCGGCCAGCTGGCCGCCCAGGACCACCGCGACCTGACCACAGGCGAACGCCAGCAGGTGCGCGAGCGCCTGCGCCGGCTGATCGCCGAAGCCTGGCACACCGAGGAAATCCGCCGCACCCGGCCGACACCGGTGGACGAGGCCAAGTGGGGCTTCGCGGTGATCGAGCATTCACTGTGGCACGCCATTCCCAGCCACCTGCGCAAGGTCGACAAGGCCTTGCTGGAGGCCACCGGCCTGCGCCTGCCGCTGGAAGCCGCACCGATCCGCTTCGCCTCGTGGATGGGCGGCGACCGCGATGGCAACCCCAACGTGACCGCAGCGGTCACCCGTGAAGTGCTGTTGCTGGCCCGCTGGATGGCCGCCGACCTGTTCCTGCGCGACATCGATGCACTGGCCTCGGAGTTGTCCATGCAGCAGGCCAATGCGGCCCTGCGCGAGCGGGGCGGCGACAGCGCCGAACCCTACCGGGCCGTGCTCAAGCAGTTGCGCGAGCGCCTGCGGGCGACCCGGGCCTGGGCGCATGCGGCGTTGGCCGGCAGCCAGCCGGCGGGTGCCGACGTGCTGGTGGACAACCGCGATCTGATCGCGCCGCTGGAGCTGTGCTACCAGTCCCTGCATGAATGCGGCATGGGTGTGATCGCCGAAGGCCCGCTGCTCGATTGCCTGCGCCGCGCCGTTACCTTCGGCCTGTTCCTCGGCCGCCTGGACGTGCGCCAGGACGCTGCCCGCCACCGTGATGCGCTGAGCGAAATTACCGACTACCTGGGTCTGGGCCGTTATGCCGACTGGGATGAAGAGCAGCGTATCGCCTTCCTCCAGGCTGAGCTGAACAACCGCCGGCCCCTGTTGCCCGCGCACTTCCGGCCGCAGGCGGATACCGCCGAGGTGTTGGCCACCTGCCGGGAAATCGCCGCCGCGCCAGCGGCCTCGCTGGGCTCTTACGTCATCTCGATGGCCGGTGCCGCCTCGGATGTGCTGGCGGTGCAACTGCTGCTCAAGGAAGCCGGGCTGACCCGGCCCATGCGCGTGGTGCCGTTGTTCGAGACCTTGGCTGACCTCGACAACGCAGGCCCGGTGATGCAGCGCCTGCTTGGCCTGCCGGGCTATCGCGCCGGGTTGCGCGGGCCGCAGGAAGTGATGATCGGCTATTCCGACTCGGCCAAGGACGCCGGTACCACCGCAGCGGCCTGGGCGCAGTACCGGGCCCAGGAAGAGCTGGTGCGGATCTGCACCGAGCACCAGGTCGAGCTGTTGCTGTTCCATGGCCGCGGCGGCACGGTTGGCCGCGGCGGTGGCCCGGCTCATGCGGCCATCCTGTCGCAGCCACCGGGGTCGGTGGCGGGGCGTTTCCGCACCACCGAGCAGGGCGAGATGATCCGCTTCAAGTTCGGTTTGCCGGGCATCGCCGAGCAGAATCTCAACCTGTACCTGGCCGCCGTGCTCGAAGCCACCTTGTTGCCGCCACCGCCGCCGCAGCCGGCCTGGCGCGAGGTGATGGACCAGCTGGCCGCCGATGGCGTCAAGGCCTATCGCAGCGTGGTGCGCGACAACCCCGATTTCGTCGAGTACTTCCGCCAGGCGACGCCGGAGCAGGAGCTCGGGCGCCTGCCGCTGGGTAGCCGCCCGGCCAAGCGCCGCGCCGGTGGCATCGAAAGCCTGCGGGCGATCCCGTGGATCTTCGGCTGGACCCAGACCCGCCTGATGCTGCCGGCCTGGCTGGGCTGGGAAACGGCGCTGAGCAACGCCCTGGCCCGCGGACAGGGCGAACTGCTGGCGCAGATGCGCGAGCAATGGCCGTTCTTCCGTACCCGCATCGACATGCTCGAGATGGTGCTGGCCAAGGCCGACGCGCAGATCGCCGAGGCCTACGACGAACGTCTAGTGCAACCGCACTTGCTGCCTTTGGGGGCGCACCTGCGCGACCTATTGTCGCAGTCATGCCAGGTGGTGCTGGGCCTGACGGGGCAGCCGGTGCTACTGGCGCACAGCCCCGAGACGCTGGAATTCATCCGCCTGCGCAACACCTACCTGGACCCGCTGCACCGCCTGCAGGCCGAGTTGCTGGCCCGCTCGCGCAGCCGCGAAGCCGCTCTGGACAGCCCGTTGGAGCAGGCCTTGCTGGTCACGGTGGCGGGGATTGCGGCGGGCCTGCGCAATACCGGCTGA
- a CDS encoding alpha/beta hydrolase, whose protein sequence is MKPTTRTFSECCRQLALGLAALALAGCSSLLFYPERGQAFTPERARLEYRDVTLTTADGIRLHGWWLPAKAGVAAKGTVLHLHGNGGNLPGHLGGSYWLPEQGYQVLMIDYRGYGLSQGEPSLPDVYQDIAAAMAWLEQAPEVKGKPLVLLGQSLGGAMAIHYLAAHPEQRQRFSALVFDGVPASYRAVGRFALGTSWMTWPLQVPLSWLVPDGDSAIHSIEQLSSPPKLFFHSIDDTLVPMDNGIRLYQHAPPPRVLQLTRGGHVQTFADPTWRQVMLRFLDDPAHFNGLRRLAEVPNYPDEKNKQ, encoded by the coding sequence TTGAAGCCGACTACGCGAACATTCTCTGAGTGCTGCCGCCAGCTGGCCCTGGGCTTGGCCGCACTGGCCCTGGCTGGTTGCAGCAGCTTGCTGTTCTACCCCGAGCGTGGCCAGGCATTCACGCCTGAGCGGGCCAGGCTCGAGTACCGCGATGTCACCCTGACCACGGCCGACGGTATCCGCTTGCACGGCTGGTGGCTGCCGGCCAAGGCCGGGGTCGCGGCCAAGGGTACGGTGCTGCACCTGCATGGCAACGGTGGCAACCTGCCTGGGCACCTGGGCGGCAGCTACTGGCTGCCGGAGCAGGGCTACCAGGTGCTGATGATCGACTATCGCGGCTATGGCCTGTCCCAGGGCGAGCCGAGCCTGCCTGATGTATACCAGGACATTGCTGCGGCCATGGCCTGGCTGGAGCAGGCGCCCGAGGTCAAGGGCAAGCCGCTGGTGCTGCTGGGGCAGAGCCTTGGCGGGGCCATGGCCATCCACTACCTGGCGGCCCATCCCGAGCAGCGCCAGCGCTTCAGCGCCCTGGTGTTCGACGGTGTGCCGGCCAGCTATCGAGCGGTGGGGCGCTTTGCCCTCGGCACTTCCTGGATGACCTGGCCATTGCAGGTGCCGCTGTCGTGGCTGGTGCCGGATGGCGACAGCGCCATCCACTCGATCGAGCAGTTGAGCAGCCCGCCCAAGCTGTTCTTCCACAGTATCGACGACACCCTGGTGCCGATGGACAACGGCATCCGCCTGTACCAGCACGCGCCGCCGCCGCGGGTGCTGCAACTGACCCGAGGGGGCCACGTGCAGACCTTCGCCGACCCGACCTGGCGCCAGGTGATGCTGCGTTTCCTGGACGACCCTGCCCATTTCAACGGCCTGCGGCGGCTGGCCGAAGTGCCCAACTACCCTGACGAGAAAAACAAGCAATGA
- the tsaB gene encoding tRNA (adenosine(37)-N6)-threonylcarbamoyltransferase complex dimerization subunit type 1 TsaB yields the protein MTTLLALDTATEACSVALLHDGKVTSHYEVIPRMHAQKLLPMIKQLLADAGVALNALDAIAFGRGPGAFTGVRIAIGVVQGLAFALQRPVLPVSNLAALAQGALREQGVQQVAAAIDARMDEVYWGCYQATAGEMRLVGHEAVLPPEQVALPVDSSGEWFGAGTGWGYAERLAVQVAASNASALPNALDILGLASFAWARGEAIAADQAQPVYLRDNVATPKKS from the coding sequence ATGACCACCCTGCTGGCCCTGGATACCGCCACCGAAGCCTGTTCCGTCGCGCTGCTGCATGACGGCAAGGTAACCAGCCATTACGAGGTGATCCCGCGCATGCATGCGCAGAAGCTGCTGCCGATGATCAAGCAGTTGCTGGCTGACGCTGGCGTGGCCCTGAATGCGCTGGATGCCATCGCCTTTGGCCGCGGCCCGGGTGCGTTCACCGGTGTGCGTATCGCGATTGGCGTGGTCCAGGGCCTGGCCTTCGCCCTGCAGCGCCCGGTGTTGCCGGTGTCCAACCTGGCCGCCCTGGCCCAGGGCGCCTTGCGCGAGCAAGGCGTGCAGCAGGTGGCTGCCGCCATCGATGCGCGCATGGACGAGGTGTACTGGGGGTGCTACCAGGCCACGGCGGGCGAAATGCGCCTGGTCGGCCACGAAGCGGTGTTGCCACCCGAGCAGGTGGCGCTGCCTGTGGACAGCAGTGGCGAGTGGTTCGGTGCCGGTACCGGCTGGGGCTATGCCGAGCGTCTGGCGGTGCAAGTGGCGGCCAGCAATGCCAGCGCCTTGCCCAACGCCCTGGATATCCTCGGCCTGGCCAGCTTCGCCTGGGCGCGCGGGGAGGCGATCGCCGCCGACCAGGCGCAACCGGTGTACCTGCGCGACAACGTGGCGACACCGAAAAAATCCTGA
- a CDS encoding DUF72 domain-containing protein: MTPSPLPYFLGCPSWSENAWRDYLYPADANSNEMLGFYCQVFNAVEGNTTFYARPAPGTIARWAQVMPAHFRFTAKFPRDISHAGDLREQLEPACDFIRLMAPLGQRVSPYWLQLPAQFGPARLGELCQFLDQAGVPLAVEVRNQAFFAKGEEERLLNRLLRERGVERICLDPRALFSCTSRDPAVLHAQAKKPKVPPRPAAFSQHPQVRFIGHPQLEANEAFLTPWVDKVASWIKEGRSPYIFLHTSDNRLAAALAQHFHQRLMRRLPGLAALPELPRAPEVEQLGLL, from the coding sequence ATGACGCCATCCCCCCTGCCTTATTTTCTTGGTTGTCCGTCCTGGAGCGAAAACGCCTGGCGCGACTACCTGTACCCCGCCGACGCCAACAGCAATGAAATGCTTGGCTTCTACTGCCAGGTGTTCAACGCGGTCGAGGGCAATACCACCTTCTATGCACGCCCGGCCCCCGGCACCATCGCCCGCTGGGCGCAGGTCATGCCCGCACATTTTCGCTTCACCGCGAAGTTTCCCCGGGATATCAGCCACGCCGGCGACCTGCGTGAGCAACTTGAGCCTGCCTGCGACTTTATCCGCCTGATGGCCCCGCTGGGCCAGCGTGTATCACCGTACTGGCTGCAGTTGCCGGCGCAGTTCGGCCCCGCACGGCTGGGCGAGCTTTGCCAGTTTCTCGACCAGGCTGGGGTGCCGCTGGCTGTGGAAGTGCGCAACCAGGCCTTCTTCGCCAAGGGTGAGGAAGAGCGGTTGCTCAACCGCCTGCTGCGCGAGCGTGGCGTGGAGCGCATCTGCCTGGACCCGCGCGCGCTGTTCAGTTGTACCTCGCGCGACCCGGCAGTGCTGCACGCGCAGGCGAAAAAGCCCAAGGTACCGCCACGCCCCGCAGCGTTCAGCCAGCACCCACAGGTGCGCTTCATCGGCCATCCACAGCTGGAAGCCAACGAGGCGTTTCTCACCCCATGGGTGGACAAGGTGGCCAGCTGGATCAAGGAGGGCCGCAGCCCCTACATCTTCCTGCACACTTCGGACAACCGCCTGGCCGCTGCCCTGGCCCAGCATTTTCACCAACGCCTGATGCGCCGCCTGCCAGGCCTTGCCGCGCTGCCGGAATTGCCGCGTGCGCCCGAGGTCGAACAACTGGGGCTACTATGA
- a CDS encoding class I SAM-dependent methyltransferase, which produces MEEQGTGIRVEALSAEFEAQAAAWAERLGLPLQDEAAGFAVQVGVDGLQIQQLGPQAPGPVRVDFVEGQAAHRRQFGGGTGQMIAKAVGVAQGVRPQVLDATAGLGKDAFVLASLGCQMTLIERQPLVAALLEDGLARARADEEVAPIVGRMRLLTGNAIERMRAWEGEAPQVIYLDPMFPHRDKSALVKKEMRVFRPLVGDDLDAPALLEAALALASHRVVVKRPRKAPIIDGPKPSHSLEGKSSRYDIYPKKALKA; this is translated from the coding sequence ATGGAAGAGCAGGGCACAGGTATCCGGGTCGAGGCACTGTCGGCGGAATTCGAGGCTCAAGCTGCTGCATGGGCCGAGCGCCTCGGCTTGCCGCTGCAGGACGAGGCCGCCGGGTTTGCCGTGCAGGTCGGCGTCGATGGCCTGCAAATCCAGCAGTTGGGCCCGCAGGCACCGGGGCCGGTACGGGTGGACTTCGTCGAGGGTCAGGCTGCGCACCGGCGCCAGTTTGGCGGCGGCACCGGGCAGATGATCGCCAAGGCCGTGGGTGTTGCCCAAGGGGTACGACCGCAGGTGCTCGATGCCACGGCCGGTCTGGGCAAGGATGCCTTCGTGCTGGCCAGCCTGGGTTGCCAGATGACCCTGATCGAACGTCAGCCACTGGTTGCCGCGCTGCTGGAGGACGGCCTGGCGCGGGCCCGGGCCGATGAAGAGGTGGCGCCGATCGTCGGGCGCATGCGCCTGCTGACCGGCAATGCCATCGAGCGCATGCGTGCCTGGGAAGGCGAGGCGCCGCAGGTGATCTACCTCGACCCGATGTTCCCGCACCGGGACAAGAGCGCCTTGGTGAAGAAGGAAATGCGCGTGTTCCGGCCGCTGGTGGGCGACGACCTGGACGCCCCGGCCTTGCTCGAAGCGGCCCTGGCGCTGGCCAGCCACCGGGTGGTGGTGAAGCGCCCGCGCAAGGCGCCGATCATCGACGGGCCAAAGCCGAGCCACAGCCTGGAGGGTAAGTCGAGCCGGTATGACATTTACCCGAAGAAGGCGCTGAAAGCCTGA
- a CDS encoding pilin assembly protein has protein sequence MKIRELAQHWEQNAAGPLSRTGHVLHLDLESEARLAALIDMYPKRTAEELLGELVAAALEELEASFPYVQGPQVIATDEEGDPLYEDIGPTPRFLSLSRQHLHTLNSPAADREE, from the coding sequence ATGAAAATCCGTGAACTTGCCCAGCACTGGGAACAGAATGCCGCCGGCCCCCTTAGCCGCACCGGCCATGTCCTGCACCTGGACCTGGAATCCGAAGCGCGCCTGGCCGCGCTGATCGACATGTACCCCAAGCGCACTGCAGAGGAACTGCTCGGTGAGCTGGTCGCTGCTGCCCTCGAAGAGCTGGAAGCCAGCTTCCCCTATGTGCAAGGCCCGCAGGTCATCGCCACCGACGAGGAAGGCGACCCGTTGTACGAGGACATCGGCCCTACCCCGCGCTTTCTCTCCCTGTCACGGCAGCATCTGCACACCTTGAACAGCCCCGCTGCCGACCGCGAAGAATGA
- a CDS encoding DUF4398 domain-containing protein, which produces MELTIKTTRICQPSSTQVRGLRLAALALGSSLVLAGCAGNPPTEQYAVTQSAVNSAVSAGGTEFAAVEMKAAQDKFKQAEIAMHDKKYDEARRLAEQAEWDARLAERKAQAAKAQKAVQDARQGVQDVREEGLRSAQ; this is translated from the coding sequence ATGGAACTGACCATCAAGACAACCCGCATTTGCCAACCGTCATCCACGCAGGTGCGCGGGCTCAGGCTGGCCGCGCTGGCCCTGGGCAGTAGCCTGGTCCTGGCCGGCTGTGCAGGCAACCCGCCGACCGAGCAGTATGCGGTTACCCAGTCTGCCGTGAACTCTGCCGTCAGCGCTGGCGGCACCGAGTTCGCCGCCGTGGAAATGAAAGCGGCTCAGGACAAGTTCAAGCAGGCCGAAATCGCCATGCACGACAAGAAGTACGACGAAGCCAGGCGCCTGGCCGAGCAGGCCGAGTGGGACGCACGCCTCGCCGAACGCAAGGCGCAGGCGGCCAAGGCCCAGAAGGCCGTGCAGGATGCCCGCCAGGGCGTTCAGGACGTCCGTGAGGAAGGCCTGCGCAGCGCTCAGTGA
- a CDS encoding OmpA family protein, with protein MRNHVMIPALLALSVGLAACSHDPNANLEAARSNFSALQSDPQSSKVAALETKDAQDWLNKADKAYMEREDEQKVDQLAYLTNQRVEVAKQTIALRTAEGELKNASAQRAQAKLDARDAQIAKLQESLNAKQTDRGTLVTFGDVLFDFNKAELKSNAYPNITKLAQFLQENPERKVIVEGYTDSVGSASYNQTLSERRANSVRMALVRAGVDPARIVSQGYGKEYPVADNSSNSGRAQNRRVEVTISNDNQPVAPRSVSQLQQ; from the coding sequence ATGCGCAACCACGTCATGATTCCCGCCCTGCTGGCCCTGAGCGTCGGCCTCGCTGCCTGCTCGCACGACCCGAATGCCAACCTGGAAGCGGCCCGCAGCAACTTCTCCGCGCTGCAGAGCGACCCGCAGTCGAGCAAGGTCGCGGCGCTGGAAACCAAGGACGCCCAGGATTGGCTGAACAAGGCCGACAAGGCCTACATGGAGCGTGAAGACGAGCAGAAGGTCGACCAGCTGGCCTACCTGACCAACCAGCGTGTCGAGGTGGCCAAGCAGACCATCGCCCTGCGAACTGCCGAAGGTGAGCTGAAGAACGCCTCGGCGCAGCGCGCCCAGGCCAAGCTGGACGCCCGCGATGCGCAGATCGCCAAGCTGCAGGAAAGCCTCAACGCCAAGCAGACCGACCGTGGCACACTGGTCACCTTCGGCGACGTGCTGTTCGACTTCAACAAGGCCGAACTCAAGAGCAACGCCTACCCGAACATCACCAAGCTGGCGCAGTTCCTCCAGGAAAACCCGGAGCGCAAGGTGATCGTCGAGGGTTATACCGACAGCGTTGGCTCGGCCAGCTACAACCAGACCCTGTCCGAACGCCGCGCCAACAGCGTGCGCATGGCGCTGGTGCGTGCCGGCGTCGATCCGGCGCGCATCGTTTCCCAGGGTTATGGCAAGGAGTACCCGGTAGCGGACAACTCGAGCAACTCGGGGCGTGCGCAGAACCGTCGGGTGGAGGTGACCATCTCCAACGACAACCAGCCGGTGGCCCCGCGTTCGGTGAGCCAGCTGCAGCAGTAA
- a CDS encoding TetR/AcrR family transcriptional regulator, whose amino-acid sequence MRVPMSHDAPIGPGRPKDLAKREAILEAAKALFLSLGYANTSMDAVAAAAGVSKLTVYSHFTDKQTLFCSAVMATCQLQLPDLLFEYPEGAAVEEVLLTIARSFQALVSSDEAVKLCRLIMAQGSLDPSFGQYFYEAGPKRVLAGMEALLRGAHERGLLRVDNPRRAAEHFFCLVKGAPDYRLLLGCAGPLEGDEAEAHVREVVGVFLRAFQP is encoded by the coding sequence ATGCGGGTTCCCATGTCCCACGACGCACCCATAGGCCCGGGCCGGCCCAAGGACCTGGCCAAGCGCGAGGCGATTCTCGAAGCGGCCAAGGCGCTGTTTCTCAGCCTTGGTTATGCCAACACCAGCATGGATGCGGTCGCTGCGGCGGCAGGTGTTTCAAAACTCACCGTGTACAGCCACTTCACCGACAAGCAGACCCTGTTCTGCTCGGCGGTCATGGCCACTTGTCAGTTGCAGCTGCCCGACCTGCTGTTCGAATACCCCGAGGGGGCGGCGGTGGAAGAGGTGTTGTTGACCATCGCCCGCAGCTTCCAGGCGCTGGTCAGCAGTGATGAAGCGGTGAAGCTGTGCCGGCTGATCATGGCCCAGGGCAGCCTGGACCCAAGCTTCGGCCAGTATTTCTACGAAGCCGGGCCCAAGCGCGTGCTGGCCGGGATGGAAGCGCTGCTGCGCGGGGCGCATGAGCGCGGGCTGCTACGTGTCGACAACCCACGGCGCGCGGCGGAGCATTTCTTCTGCCTGGTCAAGGGCGCACCGGACTATCGCTTGCTGCTGGGCTGTGCGGGGCCGCTGGAAGGCGATGAGGCCGAGGCCCATGTGCGCGAAGTAGTCGGGGTGTTCTTGCGCGCATTTCAACCCTGA
- a CDS encoding isocitrate lyase/PEP mutase family protein, translating to MDVQTLRAEAFKALHERDSAFVIPNPWDAGSAKLLASLGFEALASTSAGLAFSLGRPDAEGALSLDETLGNAGEIVDATALPVAADLENGFGDLPEDCAQAILRAAAVGLVGGSIEDASGRGDMPIYDLGLAVERVRAAVQAARSLPFPFTLCARAENLLHGRLDLDDTIRRLQAYAEAGADVLYAPGLRTVEEIRAVVQAVAPRPVNVLMGMPGVPLSVNQLQDLGVRRISVGSSLARAALGAFHRAALEIRDEGTFGYGEQALPFAQLNELFRR from the coding sequence ATGGATGTGCAAACCCTGCGAGCCGAAGCCTTCAAGGCTTTGCATGAGCGTGACAGCGCTTTCGTCATCCCCAACCCCTGGGATGCCGGCTCTGCCAAGCTGCTGGCCAGCCTGGGTTTCGAAGCGCTGGCGAGCACCAGTGCCGGCCTGGCTTTCAGCCTGGGCCGGCCCGATGCCGAAGGCGCCTTGAGCCTGGACGAAACACTCGGCAATGCCGGCGAAATCGTCGATGCCACGGCGTTGCCGGTGGCGGCGGACCTGGAAAACGGCTTCGGCGACCTGCCGGAAGATTGCGCCCAGGCCATTCTGCGCGCTGCCGCAGTGGGCCTGGTGGGCGGCTCCATCGAAGATGCCAGTGGCCGTGGCGATATGCCAATCTATGACCTCGGGCTGGCGGTAGAGCGTGTGCGCGCAGCCGTGCAAGCCGCGCGTAGCCTGCCGTTCCCGTTCACCCTGTGCGCCCGGGCCGAGAACCTGTTGCATGGGCGCCTGGACCTGGACGACACCATCCGGCGCCTTCAGGCCTATGCCGAAGCCGGCGCCGATGTGCTCTATGCGCCTGGGCTGCGCACTGTCGAAGAAATCCGTGCGGTGGTACAAGCCGTTGCGCCGCGGCCGGTGAACGTGCTGATGGGCATGCCAGGCGTGCCGCTGAGCGTCAACCAGCTGCAGGACCTGGGCGTACGCCGTATCAGTGTCGGCTCGTCGCTGGCCCGCGCGGCGCTGGGGGCTTTCCACCGGGCCGCGCTGGAAATTCGCGATGAGGGCACGTTCGGCTACGGTGAGCAGGCGTTGCCGTTCGCCCAGCTCAACGAGCTGTTCCGCCGCTGA
- the adk gene encoding adenylate kinase produces the protein MRVILLGAPGAGKGTQAKFITEKFGIPQISTGDMLRAAVKAGTPLGLELKKVMDAGQLVSDELIISLVKERIAQPDCAKGCLFDGFPRTIPQAEAMVAAGVDIDAVVEIAVDDEEIVGRMAGRRVHLASGRTYHIQYNPPKVEGKDDETGEDLIQRDDDKEETVRHRLSVYHSQTKPLVDFYQKLSAANDGKPKYSHIEGVGSVEAITAKVLAALS, from the coding sequence ATGCGCGTAATTCTGCTGGGAGCTCCCGGGGCCGGTAAAGGTACTCAGGCAAAGTTCATCACCGAAAAGTTCGGTATCCCCCAGATTTCCACCGGTGACATGCTGCGTGCCGCCGTCAAGGCCGGTACCCCGCTGGGCCTGGAACTGAAGAAAGTCATGGATGCCGGTCAGCTGGTCTCCGACGAGTTGATCATCAGCCTGGTCAAGGAGCGCATCGCCCAGCCTGATTGCGCCAAGGGCTGCCTGTTCGACGGCTTCCCGCGCACCATCCCGCAGGCCGAAGCCATGGTCGCTGCCGGTGTCGACATCGACGCCGTGGTCGAAATCGCCGTGGACGACGAGGAAATCGTCGGCCGCATGGCAGGCCGCCGCGTGCACCTGGCCTCGGGCCGCACCTACCACATTCAGTACAACCCGCCGAAGGTGGAAGGCAAGGACGACGAGACTGGCGAAGACCTGATCCAGCGCGACGACGACAAGGAAGAAACCGTTCGCCATCGCCTGTCGGTCTACCACAGCCAGACCAAGCCGCTGGTGGACTTCTACCAGAAGCTGTCTGCTGCCAATGACGGCAAGCCGAAGTACAGCCACATCGAAGGCGTCGGTTCGGTCGAAGCCATCACCGCCAAGGTCCTGGCAGCCCTGAGCTGA